The proteins below are encoded in one region of Aulosira sp. FACHB-615:
- a CDS encoding DUF429 domain-containing protein — MKFLGIDLGWKSQPSGLCCLELIDGKLQLLDLDRQDAIADILTWIDNWVQPAAPAMIAVDAPTLIPNPTGSRLPDKLTHKYFGKYHAGCYPANQNLPFAERTINFGLELESRGFAHAPTIAAKTPGRYQIEVFPHPAIVHLFNLERILKYKKGRISERRVELIKLYQYILEVLPILEPSLKTPQSHLFPFDFFLLPSTGAALKATEDKLDSLICAYVAAHWWYWGEQRNLVLGDRTTGYIVIPKKMGSGEW; from the coding sequence ATGAAATTTCTTGGGATTGATTTAGGTTGGAAATCGCAACCAAGTGGCTTGTGCTGTTTAGAATTAATCGATGGAAAATTGCAATTACTAGATTTAGATCGCCAAGATGCGATCGCTGACATTTTAACTTGGATAGATAACTGGGTACAACCAGCAGCACCAGCGATGATTGCGGTTGATGCGCCGACTTTGATTCCTAACCCTACAGGTAGCCGTCTCCCCGACAAACTCACTCATAAATACTTTGGCAAATATCACGCCGGCTGCTATCCCGCCAATCAAAATTTACCTTTTGCCGAGCGGACAATTAACTTTGGCTTAGAATTAGAATCCCGTGGTTTTGCCCATGCACCAACGATAGCAGCAAAAACACCCGGTAGATATCAAATCGAAGTTTTTCCACACCCTGCAATTGTGCATTTATTTAATTTAGAACGTATTCTTAAATATAAAAAAGGGCGCATCAGTGAACGTCGCGTAGAATTAATCAAACTTTATCAATATATTCTCGAAGTTTTACCTATTCTCGAACCTAGTCTTAAAACACCACAATCTCATCTTTTTCCTTTTGACTTTTTCCTTTTACCTTCCACAGGTGCAGCCCTCAAAGCCACCGAAGATAAACTAGATAGTTTAATCTGTGCTTATGTGGCTGCACACTGGTGGTATTGGGGAGAACAACGTAACTTAGTATTAGGCGATCGCACTACAGGTTACATTGTCATCCCTAAGAAAATGGGGAGTGGTGAGTGGTGA